Proteins encoded in a region of the Haloglomus salinum genome:
- the ahbB gene encoding siroheme decarboxylase subunit beta: MSEDADPSLDRVDRAIVNAFQGGFPVAERPFEPAAAALRERDIDIDADELLARIRAMDEAGTLTRFGALVNAEAIGGAATLVAMHAPEDRYEAVAEQVNAHREVAHNYEREHPHLNMWFVVSVADADRVREVLDAIEAETGQETYNLPKQQEFRVEAKFLVDGPIEEGDVDLSGLGPDVAPTDRDHLTPRERDLVLAVQDGLPLTATPYADVASEIDQPVEWVLATLQRFDVEGKVRRVGVVPNHYALGYTENGMTVWNVPDDVVDEVGPAIAALDFVTHCYERPRHEGVWPYNFFAMTHGRSEAESDERVQQVRERMAEFWDVGEDDWDTLFSTRILKKTGIRLDERADANTEGAPADSAETEVGDD, encoded by the coding sequence ATGAGCGAGGACGCCGACCCGTCGCTCGACCGGGTCGACCGCGCGATCGTCAACGCCTTCCAGGGCGGGTTCCCCGTCGCCGAGCGCCCCTTCGAGCCCGCTGCGGCTGCGCTCCGCGAGCGCGACATCGACATCGACGCCGACGAGCTGCTGGCCCGCATCCGGGCGATGGACGAGGCCGGCACACTGACGCGATTCGGCGCGCTCGTCAACGCCGAGGCTATCGGTGGCGCCGCGACGCTGGTCGCGATGCACGCGCCCGAGGACCGCTACGAGGCGGTGGCCGAGCAGGTCAACGCGCACCGCGAGGTCGCACACAACTACGAGCGCGAGCACCCTCATCTCAACATGTGGTTCGTCGTCAGCGTCGCCGACGCCGACCGCGTGCGCGAGGTGCTGGACGCAATCGAGGCCGAGACGGGCCAGGAGACGTACAACCTCCCGAAACAGCAGGAGTTCCGTGTCGAGGCCAAGTTCCTCGTCGACGGGCCTATCGAGGAGGGCGACGTGGACCTCTCGGGCCTGGGTCCGGACGTGGCGCCGACCGACCGCGACCACCTCACGCCCCGCGAGCGCGACCTCGTGCTTGCGGTGCAGGACGGCCTGCCCCTCACGGCGACACCGTACGCGGATGTCGCGAGCGAGATTGACCAGCCGGTCGAGTGGGTGCTGGCGACGCTCCAGCGCTTCGACGTGGAGGGGAAGGTCCGGCGTGTCGGCGTCGTGCCCAATCACTACGCGCTGGGGTACACGGAGAACGGCATGACCGTCTGGAACGTTCCCGACGACGTGGTTGACGAGGTGGGCCCCGCTATCGCCGCTCTCGACTTCGTCACGCACTGCTACGAGCGCCCGCGCCACGAGGGCGTCTGGCCGTACAACTTCTTCGCGATGACCCACGGCCGCAGCGAGGCTGAGAGCGACGAGCGCGTCCAGCAGGTACGGGAGCGGATGGCCGAGTTCTGGGACGTCGGCGAGGACGACTGGGACACGCTGTTCTCGACGCGCATCCTGAAGAAGACCGGTATCCGGCTCGACGAGCGCGCCGACGCGAACACCGAGGGCGCTCCTGCCGACTCCGCGGAGACGGAGGTCGGCGACGACTAG
- a CDS encoding DUF5778 family protein produces METIDEDLYQRTRALLEPGDIELNGIIVHTDLSGEDEPALHQLTLDAGDRIAEHHPDIVPEDTYVYSGNDDPEFGVNQHQGLTLDGEEFVWECQQLLREGHYAVVIYYEAVVDQDGVVAAVETLDHVDSVVGVRGDGD; encoded by the coding sequence ATGGAGACCATCGACGAGGACCTCTACCAGCGGACGCGTGCGCTGCTAGAGCCTGGCGATATCGAACTCAACGGTATCATCGTCCACACGGACCTCTCGGGCGAGGACGAGCCCGCGCTCCACCAGCTCACCCTCGACGCCGGCGACCGCATCGCCGAGCACCACCCCGACATCGTGCCCGAGGACACCTACGTCTACTCCGGCAACGACGACCCCGAATTCGGCGTCAACCAGCATCAGGGGCTCACGCTGGACGGCGAGGAGTTCGTCTGGGAGTGCCAGCAGTTGCTCCGTGAGGGCCACTACGCCGTCGTCATCTACTACGAGGCCGTCGTCGACCAGGACGGCGTCGTCGCGGCGGTCGAGACCCTCGACCACGTGGACAGCGTTGTCGGCGTTCGTGGCGACGGCGACTGA
- a CDS encoding cold-shock protein: MATGKVVFFNDTGGYGFIETDEADEDVFVHMDDIEGPDLEEGEELEFDIVESEKGPRAQNPTRV; this comes from the coding sequence ATGGCGACTGGTAAGGTCGTGTTCTTCAACGACACTGGCGGCTACGGTTTCATCGAGACTGACGAGGCGGACGAGGACGTGTTCGTCCACATGGACGACATCGAGGGTCCCGACCTCGAAGAGGGCGAGGAGCTCGAGTTCGACATCGTCGAGTCCGAGAAGGGCCCCCGGGCCCAGAACCCGACCCGCGTCTGA
- the uppS gene encoding polyprenyl diphosphate synthase — protein MTGWLRRRALALYEHLLERELDGAPEHVAVIQDGNRRYARQSGDEATEGHRAGAQTTEQMLHWCNELGVRELTLYAFSTENFERPPEEREHLFDLIEDKLREFADREEVHENEVRIRAIGELDRLPPRVRDAIDYADRRTGDYDEFHLNIALAYGGRAELLSAARDLAEDVSAGDLDPADIDVETIETQLYEGPARAVDLIIRTGGDERTSNFLPWHANGNEAAVFFCSPYWPEFRRVDFLRAVRTYQAREASWRRTRAERAVALLRAVGDAELGEARRVLGRVRDRAETEDHELDLPEADAAVETAD, from the coding sequence ATGACCGGGTGGCTGCGCCGGCGCGCGCTCGCGCTGTACGAACACCTGCTGGAGCGCGAACTGGACGGCGCGCCGGAACACGTCGCCGTCATCCAGGACGGGAACCGCCGCTACGCCCGTCAGTCGGGCGACGAGGCGACCGAGGGCCACCGCGCCGGCGCGCAGACGACCGAGCAGATGCTCCACTGGTGCAACGAACTCGGGGTGCGAGAGCTCACTCTCTACGCCTTCTCGACGGAGAACTTCGAGCGCCCGCCCGAGGAGCGCGAACACCTGTTCGACCTCATCGAGGACAAACTCCGGGAGTTCGCCGACCGCGAGGAGGTCCACGAGAACGAGGTCCGCATCCGCGCCATCGGTGAACTCGACCGACTCCCGCCCCGCGTCCGTGACGCCATCGACTACGCCGACCGCCGGACCGGCGACTACGACGAGTTCCACCTCAACATCGCGCTCGCCTACGGTGGCCGCGCGGAACTGCTGAGCGCGGCCCGTGACCTCGCCGAGGACGTGTCCGCCGGTGACCTCGACCCCGCCGATATCGACGTCGAAACCATCGAAACACAGCTGTACGAGGGGCCCGCGCGCGCCGTCGACCTCATCATCCGCACCGGCGGCGACGAGCGCACCTCGAACTTCCTCCCGTGGCACGCCAACGGCAACGAGGCCGCCGTCTTCTTCTGCTCACCGTACTGGCCGGAGTTCCGCCGCGTCGATTTCCTCCGGGCGGTCCGGACCTACCAGGCCCGCGAGGCCTCGTGGCGTCGCACCCGTGCCGAGCGTGCCGTCGCGCTCCTGCGCGCGGTCGGGGACGCCGAACTCGGCGAGGCGCGACGGGTTCTGGGTCGGGTCCGTGACCGGGCGGAGACCGAGGACCACGAGCTGGACCTGCCCGAGGCCGACGCGGCTGTCGAGACGGCCGACTGA
- a CDS encoding cytochrome bc complex cytochrome b subunit, with the protein MTHDSHEQTDRDQPRTDDGEASDASRTSSEVRSDGGKEAAADGSGIVAPDDETPTWGERKERTQGLSQVTYEYFERARREDQDLRTESDYVERDVLAFPVWPHEMIRNLALTSFFVGMVVFLAAALPPHIGAPSNPNQTPAVILPDWYLYWSFGLLKLGPLNPDLALLGGEKLMADRTYGVVANLVVVGFIAIVPFLNKGAARRPVEQPFWAAVGVSGVIFAFTIAAYSAKNLVPVAPHLLFDLTFLLPFVGGFLTYAVLKSMREGYMFELNRRYYRLRPPK; encoded by the coding sequence ATGACCCACGATTCCCACGAGCAGACGGACCGAGACCAGCCCCGGACCGACGACGGCGAGGCGAGCGACGCGAGCCGAACGTCGTCAGAGGTCCGCTCTGACGGCGGCAAGGAGGCCGCCGCCGACGGGAGCGGTATCGTCGCCCCGGACGACGAGACACCGACCTGGGGCGAGCGCAAGGAGCGCACCCAGGGCCTCTCGCAGGTGACCTACGAGTACTTCGAGCGGGCCCGGCGCGAGGACCAGGACCTGCGAACCGAGAGCGACTACGTCGAACGCGACGTGCTGGCGTTCCCGGTGTGGCCCCACGAGATGATCCGGAATCTCGCGCTGACGAGTTTCTTCGTCGGTATGGTCGTCTTCCTCGCAGCCGCCCTTCCACCACATATCGGGGCACCGTCCAACCCGAATCAGACGCCGGCGGTCATCCTGCCGGACTGGTATCTGTACTGGTCGTTCGGGCTGCTCAAGCTGGGGCCGCTGAACCCGGACCTGGCGCTGCTGGGCGGGGAGAAGCTGATGGCCGACCGGACCTACGGCGTCGTCGCCAACCTGGTCGTGGTCGGGTTCATCGCCATCGTGCCGTTCCTGAACAAGGGTGCGGCCCGGCGGCCCGTCGAGCAGCCGTTCTGGGCGGCGGTCGGCGTCTCCGGCGTCATCTTCGCGTTCACCATCGCCGCGTACTCTGCGAAGAACCTCGTCCCGGTGGCACCGCACCTGCTGTTCGACCTGACGTTCCTGCTCCCGTTCGTCGGGGGCTTTCTCACCTACGCGGTGCTGAAGTCGATGCGGGAGGGGTACATGTTCGAGCTGAACCGACGCTACTACCGCCTGCGGCCACCGAAGTAG
- a CDS encoding helix-turn-helix domain-containing protein: MRYLTVRLVPREEPGFHPLGERLLAEPSLQREAVHHFELLDDGTLLLLAEGSGDRDRYEEIMASEPTVRDYMVSGRERWMAVSQFETNEAIREVLAWQQREDIVVETPVQFQQDGSQQMTLIGEDESFRALYEEATSQDSFDIEVVETGEYTPDTDRLARTLTTRQQEIMAAAVDLGYYREPREATHEDIAGALDLSPSAVGKHLRRIEERVFAALAR, encoded by the coding sequence ATGCGGTACCTGACGGTCCGACTGGTCCCCCGGGAAGAGCCGGGATTCCACCCCCTCGGCGAGCGACTGCTGGCGGAGCCCTCCCTCCAGCGCGAGGCGGTCCATCACTTCGAACTCCTCGACGACGGGACGCTCCTGTTGCTCGCGGAGGGGAGCGGCGACCGCGACCGCTACGAGGAGATCATGGCGTCCGAACCCACCGTCCGTGACTACATGGTCTCGGGCAGGGAGCGATGGATGGCGGTCAGCCAGTTCGAGACGAACGAGGCTATCCGGGAGGTACTGGCGTGGCAGCAGCGCGAGGACATCGTCGTCGAGACGCCGGTGCAGTTCCAGCAGGACGGGAGCCAGCAGATGACACTCATCGGCGAGGACGAATCGTTCCGGGCGCTGTACGAGGAGGCGACATCGCAGGACTCGTTCGACATCGAGGTCGTCGAGACCGGCGAGTACACACCGGACACCGACCGGCTGGCCCGGACGCTCACCACCAGGCAGCAGGAGATCATGGCCGCGGCCGTCGACCTCGGCTACTACCGGGAACCACGGGAGGCCACACACGAGGACATCGCCGGGGCGCTCGACCTGTCGCCGTCCGCCGTCGGCAAGCATCTGCGCCGGATCGAGGAACGGGTGTTCGCCGCGCTGGCCAGGTGA
- a CDS encoding DUF2240 family protein: MSLRVAIGAPFQREGTSELPEGTFFKKLSLDWEWFTPDQARRLADIGVGEGLLKREENRLVAQFDPATVEVPEEFQPDESLLQERSTFDRVLSALAGEGVEKQEAVASMNRLKADRGLTMDGAAVLYAHRQGADVAGLAERAREEL; encoded by the coding sequence ATGAGCCTGCGCGTCGCCATCGGGGCCCCGTTCCAGCGCGAGGGGACCTCGGAACTCCCGGAGGGGACGTTCTTCAAGAAGCTCTCGCTCGACTGGGAGTGGTTCACGCCGGACCAGGCCCGCCGTCTGGCGGACATCGGCGTCGGCGAGGGCCTGCTGAAGCGCGAGGAGAACCGCCTCGTCGCACAGTTCGACCCCGCCACGGTGGAGGTGCCCGAGGAGTTCCAGCCCGACGAGTCGCTGCTCCAGGAGCGCTCGACGTTCGACCGCGTCCTCTCGGCGCTCGCGGGCGAGGGCGTCGAGAAGCAGGAGGCCGTCGCGTCGATGAACCGGCTGAAGGCCGACCGCGGGCTGACGATGGACGGCGCCGCCGTCCTGTACGCCCACCGGCAGGGCGCCGACGTGGCCGGGCTCGCCGAGCGCGCCCGGGAGGAGCTGTAG
- a CDS encoding DUF433 domain-containing protein, which produces MSQVARRIAEEVHDEPHLEGRRLTVRFVKEQVEDRGLDPRTVADRHDLDLADVYRALTYYHDHPEEMRAVERRRQWAIEEHERLTTDPDDVRD; this is translated from the coding sequence ATGAGCCAGGTCGCGAGGCGAATCGCGGAGGAGGTCCACGACGAGCCACATCTGGAGGGCCGGCGCCTCACCGTCCGCTTCGTGAAGGAGCAGGTCGAGGACCGTGGTCTCGATCCCCGGACGGTCGCGGACCGCCACGACCTGGACCTCGCGGACGTATACCGGGCACTCACGTACTACCACGACCATCCCGAGGAGATGCGGGCCGTCGAGCGTCGGCGCCAGTGGGCCATCGAGGAGCACGAGCGCCTGACGACCGACCCCGACGACGTCCGCGACTGA
- a CDS encoding arginase family protein, whose product MIQFPGATASRSDGDYVLVGAPLDRSTSFQPGTRFGPAQVRRYARGFENYDHRTDQLFTDCAVHDADDVEPWADADEYLDFLTDQLGDIRADGGAVPLLVGGEHTVSIAGVRAVDPDVFVCLDAHLDLREELGGDPLSHSTVTRHALEVADEAVVLGARAGSEAEWERASEADVEAVPPEAVPDWVADFDDESVYLSVDVDAADPSVAPGTGTPEPFGLSSREMRDVVRTVAPHADGFDCVEVNDRDDGQAAVLGAKLLREFVFAHAAEM is encoded by the coding sequence ATGATACAGTTCCCTGGCGCGACTGCATCCCGTTCCGACGGCGACTACGTCCTCGTCGGCGCGCCGCTGGACCGCTCGACCTCCTTCCAGCCCGGCACGCGGTTCGGCCCCGCGCAGGTCCGGCGCTACGCCCGGGGCTTCGAGAACTACGACCACCGCACGGACCAGCTGTTCACCGACTGCGCGGTCCACGACGCCGACGATGTGGAGCCGTGGGCCGACGCCGACGAGTATCTCGACTTCCTCACCGACCAGCTGGGCGATATCCGGGCCGACGGCGGGGCCGTCCCGCTACTCGTGGGCGGCGAGCACACCGTCTCGATTGCGGGCGTCCGTGCGGTGGACCCGGATGTCTTCGTCTGTCTGGACGCGCACCTCGACCTCCGCGAGGAACTCGGCGGCGACCCGCTCTCGCACAGCACCGTCACCCGGCACGCGCTCGAAGTCGCGGACGAGGCGGTCGTGCTGGGCGCGCGAGCGGGTAGCGAGGCCGAGTGGGAGCGAGCGAGCGAGGCCGACGTGGAGGCCGTTCCACCCGAAGCGGTGCCCGACTGGGTGGCCGATTTCGACGACGAATCCGTCTACCTGAGCGTCGATGTCGACGCCGCCGACCCCTCGGTCGCCCCCGGGACGGGCACCCCCGAGCCGTTCGGTCTGTCGAGCCGGGAGATGCGAGACGTGGTGCGGACCGTCGCGCCCCACGCCGACGGCTTCGACTGCGTGGAGGTCAACGACCGCGACGACGGGCAGGCCGCGGTACTGGGGGCGAAACTGCTCCGGGAGTTCGTGTTCGCGCACGCGGCCGAGATGTGA
- a CDS encoding translation initiation factor IF-5A yields MAREQTEVRELQEGNYVMIEDTPSKITAYSTSKPGKHGSAKARVEGTGVFDGQKRNFTQPVDAKVWVPIIERKQGQVVSTDSGEMQVMDLETYETITMRIPGSEDITADDEIEYLEYEGNRKLV; encoded by the coding sequence ATGGCGCGAGAGCAGACGGAGGTTCGCGAACTGCAGGAGGGGAACTACGTGATGATCGAGGACACGCCGTCGAAGATCACGGCGTACAGCACGTCCAAACCCGGCAAGCACGGCAGCGCGAAGGCCCGTGTGGAGGGAACGGGTGTCTTCGACGGCCAGAAGCGCAACTTCACCCAGCCCGTCGACGCGAAGGTGTGGGTCCCCATCATCGAGCGCAAGCAGGGCCAGGTCGTCTCCACCGACAGCGGCGAGATGCAGGTGATGGACCTCGAGACGTACGAGACCATCACGATGCGCATCCCTGGCAGCGAGGACATCACGGCCGACGACGAGATCGAGTACCTCGAGTACGAGGGCAACCGCAAGCTGGTCTGA
- a CDS encoding CPBP family intramembrane glutamic endopeptidase: MSSDAISAIRRADAAGERPSDATARGGRRDARAVARAALVAAGLTVLGLLAGTLLGLVPVIVEVFLTGAAAFAPPTLLASTVLTMAGYAAVGLWFARQYGVAIPARRPTRRDVGWITGGTLLALAGVTVSLVALASLGVEAAPNAIGGFGEAMPVLFLALAALSVVAIGPAEEILFRGAVQGRLRATVGPVGAVVGAGALFASIHAFAVVGALGATLTTVAIIFVLSTVLGVAYERTRNIVVPALLHGFYNATLFVFAYVGTAGL, encoded by the coding sequence ATGAGTTCAGACGCCATCTCCGCCATCCGCAGGGCCGACGCCGCGGGCGAGCGCCCCAGCGATGCGACCGCACGCGGGGGCCGGCGCGACGCGCGGGCAGTCGCTCGCGCGGCGCTGGTCGCCGCCGGATTGACCGTTCTCGGCCTCCTCGCCGGGACCCTCCTCGGGCTCGTCCCCGTCATCGTCGAGGTCTTCCTGACGGGCGCGGCGGCGTTCGCGCCGCCGACCCTGCTCGCTAGCACGGTCCTCACGATGGCCGGCTACGCCGCCGTGGGGCTCTGGTTCGCCCGGCAGTACGGGGTCGCAATCCCAGCCCGGCGCCCGACGCGGCGTGACGTGGGCTGGATTACCGGCGGCACCCTGCTCGCCCTGGCCGGCGTGACGGTCAGCCTGGTCGCGCTCGCCAGCCTCGGTGTCGAGGCGGCACCCAACGCCATCGGTGGCTTCGGCGAGGCGATGCCCGTCCTCTTCCTTGCGCTGGCGGCCCTCTCGGTGGTCGCCATCGGTCCCGCCGAGGAGATACTGTTCCGGGGTGCGGTTCAGGGCCGCCTCCGGGCCACCGTCGGCCCGGTCGGTGCCGTCGTCGGCGCGGGCGCGCTGTTCGCCAGCATCCACGCGTTCGCCGTCGTCGGCGCGCTCGGCGCCACCCTGACGACCGTCGCCATCATCTTCGTCCTCTCGACGGTGCTGGGCGTGGCCTACGAGCGCACCCGGAACATCGTCGTGCCGGCGCTGCTCCACGGGTTCTACAACGCGACGCTGTTCGTGTTCGCGTACGTGGGCACAGCCGGCCTCTGA
- a CDS encoding class I SAM-dependent methyltransferase: MSDQRRRRVREAWDAVADDYARMRNPDGPDAALLDELVADLPDDATVLDVGCGDGARTLANLPADTLGLDFSRVQLGLARERIADAPLLQGDMTALPVADDSADAVTAYHSVFHVPHEEHPAVYREFARVLRPGGRLLLTVGRGSGNSTASDWLRSGHPMFWSTPGRATTLDQLRDAGFEVVWERLVDDPLGSEALFVLAELSG; this comes from the coding sequence ATGAGCGACCAGCGACGCCGGCGGGTCCGCGAGGCGTGGGACGCGGTGGCCGACGACTACGCGCGGATGCGGAACCCGGACGGCCCGGACGCCGCCCTGCTGGACGAACTCGTGGCCGACCTGCCCGACGACGCGACGGTTCTCGACGTGGGCTGTGGCGACGGCGCCCGGACGCTGGCGAACCTCCCCGCAGACACGCTGGGACTGGATTTCTCCCGCGTCCAGTTGGGCCTCGCACGGGAGCGGATTGCCGACGCGCCACTCCTGCAGGGTGACATGACTGCGCTCCCCGTTGCGGACGACAGCGCCGACGCCGTGACCGCCTACCACTCCGTCTTCCACGTCCCACACGAGGAGCATCCCGCCGTCTACCGGGAGTTCGCGCGCGTGCTGCGGCCGGGTGGACGGCTCCTGCTTACCGTCGGCCGGGGGAGCGGGAACTCGACGGCCAGCGACTGGCTCCGGAGCGGCCACCCGATGTTCTGGTCGACGCCCGGCCGCGCCACCACGCTCGACCAGCTCCGGGACGCGGGATTCGAGGTGGTCTGGGAGCGCCTCGTCGACGACCCCCTCGGGAGCGAGGCGCTGTTCGTGCTGGCCGAGCTGTCCGGGTAG
- a CDS encoding Rieske (2Fe-2S) protein encodes MSPRTHLTSADDVPEQGGWLFTVEEPGGSLQEVFLLRLADGVAAWRNYCQHETDQELYREDIGAVVRDGGIVCPKHGSVFDAATGHCDNGPAAGSDLAEVAVTVELGEVYLTDDDVTFSHEGPAGAGSDDDDDDDVPDSTSHLRF; translated from the coding sequence GTGTCCCCCCGCACGCACCTGACGAGCGCGGACGACGTGCCCGAGCAGGGCGGCTGGCTGTTCACCGTCGAGGAGCCCGGCGGCTCCCTCCAGGAGGTGTTCCTCCTCCGACTCGCCGACGGGGTCGCCGCCTGGCGGAACTACTGCCAGCACGAGACCGACCAGGAGCTCTACCGCGAGGACATCGGCGCCGTCGTCCGCGACGGTGGTATCGTCTGCCCGAAGCACGGCTCTGTCTTCGACGCCGCGACCGGTCACTGCGACAACGGCCCGGCCGCCGGGTCGGACCTGGCCGAGGTCGCGGTGACCGTGGAACTCGGCGAGGTGTACCTCACCGACGACGACGTGACGTTCAGCCACGAGGGGCCGGCCGGCGCTGGCTCCGACGACGACGATGACGACGATGTCCCCGACTCCACCTCGCACCTGCGGTTCTGA
- a CDS encoding phytoene desaturase family protein produces the protein MQGLDGERIAVIGGGFGGLSTACYLADAGADVTVFEKNEQLGGRASRLEAEGFKFDMGPSWYLMPDVFERFFGHFDRAPEDYYSLTRLDPHYRVFFKDGDSVDMVADREANAETFESYAEGAGETFQNYLDTSEYHYETAMDNFVYEDRTSLRDYVDLDVMKAAPVGLKLLGTMDGYVSNHFDHPKLQQIMQYTLVFLGGAPQNTPALYNIMSHVDFNLGVYYPDGGIGAVVDALVELGGELGVTYETGAPVEEIITRREGFELVVGEAAETGLPTRTEGGSDAATAVDGEPAEATPDGGAATEHRASFDYVVSDADYAHTEQELLPEHERGYDADYWDSRTYAPSAFLLYMGVEGDVDPLEHHTLVLPTDWDEHFETIFDDPAWPDDPAYYVCVPSETDPTVAPEGHSNLFVLVPIAPDLEDGPETREKYRELVLDDLAENTGVELRDRIVFEESFSVSEFADRYNSMQGTALGMAHTLRQTAFLRPPHRSKEVDGLYFTGSYTTPGIGVPMCLVSGQHTADCVIEDLAGSAPDR, from the coding sequence ATGCAAGGGCTCGACGGCGAACGGATCGCCGTAATCGGTGGCGGTTTCGGTGGCCTCTCGACGGCCTGTTACCTCGCCGACGCCGGTGCGGACGTGACTGTCTTCGAGAAGAACGAGCAGCTCGGGGGGCGTGCCTCCCGACTCGAGGCGGAGGGGTTCAAATTCGACATGGGGCCCTCCTGGTACCTGATGCCGGACGTGTTCGAGCGGTTCTTCGGCCACTTCGACCGAGCACCCGAGGACTACTACTCGCTGACGCGGCTCGACCCGCACTATCGGGTCTTCTTCAAGGACGGCGACAGCGTCGACATGGTCGCCGACCGCGAGGCCAACGCCGAGACGTTCGAGTCCTACGCCGAGGGTGCCGGCGAGACCTTCCAGAACTACCTCGACACCTCCGAGTACCACTACGAGACGGCGATGGACAACTTCGTCTACGAGGACCGCACCTCGCTGCGCGACTACGTCGACCTCGACGTGATGAAGGCCGCGCCCGTCGGCCTCAAACTGCTCGGGACGATGGACGGCTACGTCTCGAACCACTTCGACCACCCGAAGCTCCAGCAGATCATGCAGTACACGCTGGTGTTCCTCGGGGGCGCGCCGCAGAACACGCCGGCGCTGTACAACATCATGAGCCACGTCGACTTCAACCTCGGCGTCTACTACCCCGACGGCGGCATCGGCGCCGTCGTCGACGCGCTCGTGGAACTCGGCGGCGAACTCGGCGTGACCTACGAGACGGGCGCGCCGGTCGAGGAGATCATCACCCGGCGCGAGGGCTTCGAGCTCGTCGTCGGCGAGGCCGCCGAGACGGGGCTCCCGACCCGGACCGAGGGCGGGAGCGACGCGGCGACGGCCGTCGACGGCGAGCCGGCGGAAGCGACGCCCGACGGCGGCGCGGCGACGGAGCACCGGGCGTCGTTCGACTACGTCGTGAGCGACGCCGACTACGCCCACACCGAGCAGGAACTGCTCCCCGAACACGAGCGCGGCTACGACGCTGACTACTGGGACTCCCGGACGTACGCGCCGTCGGCGTTCCTGCTGTACATGGGTGTCGAGGGCGACGTCGACCCGCTGGAGCACCACACGCTCGTCCTCCCGACGGACTGGGACGAGCACTTCGAGACCATCTTCGACGACCCGGCGTGGCCCGACGACCCCGCCTACTACGTCTGTGTCCCCTCGGAGACGGACCCCACCGTCGCGCCGGAGGGCCACAGCAACCTGTTCGTCCTCGTCCCCATCGCGCCGGACCTGGAGGACGGCCCCGAGACACGTGAGAAGTACCGCGAACTCGTGCTCGACGACCTCGCCGAGAACACGGGCGTCGAGTTGCGCGACCGCATCGTCTTCGAGGAGTCGTTCTCCGTCTCGGAGTTCGCCGACCGCTACAACTCGATGCAGGGCACGGCGCTCGGGATGGCCCACACGCTCCGCCAGACCGCGTTCCTCCGGCCGCCCCACCGCTCGAAGGAGGTCGACGGCCTCTACTTCACGGGGTCGTACACGACGCCCGGTATCGGCGTCCCGATGTGTCTGGTGAGTGGCCAGCACACCGCCGACTGCGTCATCGAGGACCTCGCGGGGAGCGCCCCCGACCGATAG
- a CDS encoding prenyltransferase: MAEQESLALERVLPPEDTAVGYLLRLSRPRFWLYLAGPVVVGVAYAAGSVGELFAPLALALFAYFLLPANVFLYGVNDIFDADIDAENPKKEGREVRYQGSRLVVAAVVVSGLLGLVFVPFLPLAAVGTLALFGFLSVEYSAPPLRFKTTPFLDSLSNGLYILPGVVAYTALAGQLPPLGAIVGGWLWTMGMHTFSAIPDIEPDRAAGIETTATYLGRFNTFLYCALMWLLAAVAFVYVHPFFTVVLMLYPLLVFGITFARVDVDEAYWWYPIINSLAGMVITMGGLYVLVYGNPFVG; encoded by the coding sequence ATGGCCGAGCAGGAATCGCTGGCGCTGGAGCGCGTGCTGCCGCCCGAGGACACCGCCGTCGGCTACTTGCTCCGACTGTCGCGCCCCCGATTCTGGCTGTATCTCGCGGGGCCCGTGGTGGTGGGTGTGGCGTACGCCGCCGGCTCGGTCGGCGAACTGTTCGCCCCGCTCGCGCTCGCGCTGTTCGCGTACTTCCTGCTCCCCGCGAACGTCTTCCTCTACGGCGTCAACGACATCTTCGACGCCGACATCGACGCGGAGAACCCGAAGAAGGAGGGCCGGGAGGTCCGGTACCAGGGTTCCCGCCTCGTCGTCGCGGCCGTCGTCGTCTCGGGGCTGCTGGGACTGGTGTTCGTCCCGTTCCTCCCGCTCGCCGCAGTGGGGACACTGGCCCTGTTCGGCTTCCTCTCGGTCGAGTACTCGGCGCCGCCGCTGCGCTTCAAGACGACGCCGTTCCTCGACTCGCTCTCGAACGGCCTCTACATCCTCCCCGGCGTCGTGGCGTACACGGCGCTCGCCGGGCAACTGCCACCGCTGGGCGCCATCGTCGGCGGCTGGCTCTGGACGATGGGGATGCACACGTTCTCCGCGATTCCGGACATCGAACCCGACCGCGCCGCCGGCATCGAGACGACCGCGACCTACCTCGGGCGGTTCAACACCTTCCTCTACTGCGCGCTGATGTGGCTCCTGGCGGCGGTGGCGTTCGTCTACGTCCACCCCTTCTTCACGGTGGTGCTGATGCTGTACCCGCTGCTGGTGTTCGGCATCACCTTCGCCCGCGTGGACGTGGACGAGGCCTACTGGTGGTACCCCATCATCAACTCGCTCGCCGGGATGGTCATCACGATGGGTGGGCTGTACGTACTGGTCTACGGCAACCCGTTCGTGGGGTAG